The following coding sequences are from one Triticum aestivum cultivar Chinese Spring chromosome 5A, IWGSC CS RefSeq v2.1, whole genome shotgun sequence window:
- the LOC123105701 gene encoding chaperone protein DnaJ-like gives MALSVQVSAVAAQHVIPLSRRLASAPGPAPPLTLHRSGSSSGRLARRASVRVRAGASGGRRSLYEVLGVAPLASPAEIKRAYRRLALKYHPDVNKEANAQEKFLKIKHAYNTLMNSESRPKYSGGGHDAQEEFDWFAAVIKEMETYLNSEDGLDLECKPESVWEAVFSCFLIIAMLIFVHQEDLIVLIKFLSLEVRIFIKKCCMTINSCIRKS, from the exons ATGGCGCTGTCGGTGCAGGTCTCCGCCGTCGCCGCCCAGCATGTCATCCCTCTCTCACGCCGCCTCGCGTCTGCTCCGGGCCCGGCGCCTCCTCTCACTCTCCACCGGTCCGGCTCCAGCTCCGGTCGGTTGGCGCGGCGGGCGAGCGTGCGGGTCCGCGCGGGCGCCAGCGGAGGCAGGCGGTCCCTGTACGAGGTGCTGGGCGTGGCGCCGTTGGCGTCGCCTGCCGAGATCAAGCGCGCGTACCGGCGCCTTGCGCTCAAGTACCACCCGGACGTCAACAAGGAG GCGAATGCTCAGGAGAAGTTTCTGAAGATCAAgcacgcctacaacacgctgatgAACTCGGAGAGCCGGCCCAAGTATTCGGGCGGCGGCCATGATGCACAAGAGGAGTTTGATTGGTTCG CGGCTGTCATTAAAGAGATGGAAACATATCTGAACTCGGAAGATGGCCTGGATTTAGAGTGCAAACCTGAAAGCGTGTGGGAAGCAGTATTTTCGTGTTTTCTAATAATCGCCATGCTTATCTTCGTGCATCAAGAAGACTTGATTGTCCTCATCAAGTTCTTATCATTAGAAGTGCGCATTTTCATCAAAAAGTGTTGTATGACAATCAACTCTTGTATCAGAAAGAGTTGA